Within the Luteimonas sp. JM171 genome, the region CAGCCCCGCCACGCAGATGCGCCCGGTGCCCACGGCGTAGATGCCGAACTCCTCGCGCAGGCGGTCCACCTGGGCGCGGCTGAGGCCGGAGTAGGAGAACATGCCGGCCTGGTGGCGGATGAAGTCGAAGCCGGTGGCGCCGTGGGCCGCCAGCCGTTCCACCAGACCTTCACGCAGGGCGTGGATGCGCGTGCGCCATCCGCCCAGCTCGTCCTCCCACTGCCTGCGCAGGCCGCCGTCGTTGAGCACGCCCGCCACCAGCGCCGCGCCGTGGAACGACGGGCTGGAATAGTTGGCGCGGATCAGGCGCTTGACCTGCGACTGCACCCGCCCGCTCTCCTCCGCGCTGTCGCTGACCACGGTGAGCGCGCCGACGCGCTCGCCGTAGAGTGAGAACGACTTGGAGAACGAATTGGCCACCAGGAAGTTGCGGATTGGCGAGGCCGCCAGCTTGCGGATCGCGATCGCGTCCTCGTCGATGCCCTGGTCGAAGCCCTGGTAGGCCATGTCGACGAACGGCACCAGGTTGCGCTCGTGCATCAGCGCGATCACCTGGTCCCACTGGTTGGCGGTGAGGTCGGCGCCGGTGGGGTTGTGGCAGCAGGCGTGCAGCAGCACCACGGTGCCGGCTTCCAGCTTGCCCAGGTCGGCGAGCATGCCGTCGAAGTCCAGGCCGTGGGCCGCGTCGTCGAAGTAGGTGTAGTCGATGACTTCAAAGCCGGCGGCCGGGAACACCGCGCGGTGGTTCTCCCAGCTCGGCGTGCTGATGGCGATGCGCGCGAACGGCAGCGCGTGCCTGAGCAGCTCGGCGCCCGCGCGCAGGGCGCCGCTGCCGCCGATGGTCTGCGAGGTGCTGGCGCGGCCCTCGCTGATCACCGGCGAGTCGGCGCCAAACAGCAGTTCGCGGGTGGCCGTGCGGTAATCGGGCATGCCGTCGATCGGCAGGTACCCGCGCGCCGGGCTGCGCTCGGCCAGCGCGCGCTCCACCTGCTGCACCGCGCCCATCACCGGGATCCGTCCCTCTTCGTCGTAGTAGATGCCCACCCCGAGGTTGACCTTGGTCGGGCGCGGGTCGGCGCGGAAGGCATCGGTCAGGCCCAGGATCGGGTCCCCGGGCACCTGTTCAACGTTCTTGAAGAAGGACACTGCATCACCGTCTGGAAAAGGGGAAGGCCGGGGTCGAACCACCCGGGAAAACCCCGCAAGTCTATCATTTGGCGGGAAAACCCCGGCTCAGATGACCCGCAGCGTGATCGCCTTGAGCACCGCCCGGGTGCGGTCGCGGGTGTCGAGTTTTTCCAGGATCGTGGAGACGTAGTTCTTCACCGTGCCCTCGGCCAGGAACACCGAGCGGGCGATCTCGCGGTTGGAGTAGCCGCCGGCCATCAGCCGCAGGATCGCCACCTCGCGCTCGCTGAAGGGCTCGCGCGGCGCGTCGGCGGCGTGGTAGCGGTAGCGCGCGCGCACTGGCCCGGTGCTCACCGGCTGCAGCAGGGTGTCGCCGGCGGCGATGCGCAGCACCGCGTCGCGCAGATCCTCCGGCGCGGCGTCCTTGAGCAGGAAGCCCTGCGCCCCGGCTTCGGTGGCGCGCAGCAGCAGCTCGCTGTCGTCAAACGTGGTCAGCAGCAGCACCGGCGTGCCGTCGCCGCGCTCGCGCAGCGCCTGCAGGGCCGCGATGCCGTCCATGCCGGGCATGCGGATGTCGCTCAGCACCACGTCCACCGGCGTGGCCGCCAGGCCTTCCAGCAGCGCGGCGCCGTCGTCGGCCTCTAATGCCACGCTGATGCCCTGGCCTTCCAGCAGCGCCCGCAGCCCGGCGCGCACCAGCGCCTGGTCGTCGGCCAGCGCGATGCGCGGCGCGCTCACGCCGGCAGGCTCGCATCGATGCGCAGTGCGCCGCCGGCGGAGGTGGAGAACGCCAGCTGTCCGCCCGCGGCCGCCAGGCGCTCGCGCATGCCGGCCAGCCCGTTGCCTTCGCGCAGCGGGCCGCGCAGGCGGCCGTCATCCTCGATCGACACCTCCAGGCGCGGGCCATCGCGGCGGATGCGCACCTCCAGCACCCGCGCCTGGCCGTGGCGCGCGCTGTTGGTGAGCGCCTCCTGCACCATCCGCAGCAGCGCATCGGCGGTGGCCGGGTCGCCGATGCGCACGTCATCGTCGATCACAAGCCGCAGCGCGGGCCGCGGCAGCGGCGCCGCCAGCGCACGCAGCGCGGTGGCCAGGTCCAGGCCGCGGTCGTCGCGCAGCTGCTGCACCAGCTCGCGCAGGTCGTCCATCAGTTCGGCGGCCAGCCGGCGCGACACTTCGAGCTCCGTCGGTGCGCCGCCCTGCTGGCGGTCGGCCAGCGCGCGCAGGTTGAGGGTGAGCGCGGTGAGCTTGTGGCCGGCCACGTCGTGCAGCTCGCGCGCAAAGCGCAGCCGCTCGGCGTCGCGCGCGCTGTCGGCCAGCAGGGCGCGGGTGGCGAGCAGGTCGGCGTTGACCAGTGCCAGCCGGTCGCGGGCCTGCTCGGCGCTGCGGGCGTAGTGCGCCACCAGCGCGGCGAAGGCCTGGAAGCCCAGGTAGACCGTGACCGTCAGCGCCGGTGCGGCATGCCCGCCGGCGCGCAGCACCAGGTACAGGGCGAGGTTGAGCAGCGCCGCGGCGGGCAATACCCGCGACGGGGGATAGTCGATCGCCAGCGCGGCCACCAGGATCACCAGCAGTACCGGGGACGTGCCGGTGCGCGGCGCCAGCGCCACCAGCGCGAGCGCGATCAAGGCAAGGACGACGTATCCGGTGGCACGCAGCAGCGGCCTGGCTGAGAGCGTGTCGACCACCAGGAACAGCGCGCTGAAGCCCAGCAGCAGCGCCCAGCCCAGCGGGCGCTGGGAACCGAGTTCGCCGTGGATCGAGACCGCCACCGTCAAAAGGGTCAGCAGGGCGGCGAGGTTCAGCGGCTGCAGCAGCGGGGCGAGGTGGCCGCGCATGGCCCGTCTCCATGGGGC harbors:
- a CDS encoding amino acid aminotransferase — translated: MSFFKNVEQVPGDPILGLTDAFRADPRPTKVNLGVGIYYDEEGRIPVMGAVQQVERALAERSPARGYLPIDGMPDYRTATRELLFGADSPVISEGRASTSQTIGGSGALRAGAELLRHALPFARIAISTPSWENHRAVFPAAGFEVIDYTYFDDAAHGLDFDGMLADLGKLEAGTVVLLHACCHNPTGADLTANQWDQVIALMHERNLVPFVDMAYQGFDQGIDEDAIAIRKLAASPIRNFLVANSFSKSFSLYGERVGALTVVSDSAEESGRVQSQVKRLIRANYSSPSFHGAALVAGVLNDGGLRRQWEDELGGWRTRIHALREGLVERLAAHGATGFDFIRHQAGMFSYSGLSRAQVDRLREEFGIYAVGTGRICVAGLNRENLDYVAEAIAKVA
- a CDS encoding histidine kinase; the encoded protein is MVPEVTFCAGSVARTGRATQHGTPAPWRRAMRGHLAPLLQPLNLAALLTLLTVAVSIHGELGSQRPLGWALLLGFSALFLVVDTLSARPLLRATGYVVLALIALALVALAPRTGTSPVLLVILVAALAIDYPPSRVLPAAALLNLALYLVLRAGGHAAPALTVTVYLGFQAFAALVAHYARSAEQARDRLALVNADLLATRALLADSARDAERLRFARELHDVAGHKLTALTLNLRALADRQQGGAPTELEVSRRLAAELMDDLRELVQQLRDDRGLDLATALRALAAPLPRPALRLVIDDDVRIGDPATADALLRMVQEALTNSARHGQARVLEVRIRRDGPRLEVSIEDDGRLRGPLREGNGLAGMRERLAAAGGQLAFSTSAGGALRIDASLPA
- a CDS encoding response regulator transcription factor, translated to MSAPRIALADDQALVRAGLRALLEGQGISVALEADDGAALLEGLAATPVDVVLSDIRMPGMDGIAALQALRERGDGTPVLLLTTFDDSELLLRATEAGAQGFLLKDAAPEDLRDAVLRIAAGDTLLQPVSTGPVRARYRYHAADAPREPFSEREVAILRLMAGGYSNREIARSVFLAEGTVKNYVSTILEKLDTRDRTRAVLKAITLRVI